The following proteins are encoded in a genomic region of Acidobacteriota bacterium:
- a CDS encoding FHA domain-containing protein, with product MNAVLTITEPNGRTWELGVTSGREYTIGRAKENDIVLNDRRVSRKHAFITTSGDGFLLHDGYFENGAVVRSVNRVFVNGVANIERLLENGDVIMIGESTIAFKKIAPAAPEKSSFSASVPVHVKYDDAPLGHTMVQMSANEIIGRQSNLAMESTEATPDEIKDLRRKAKILDLLYEMSKTLGTVFDLEQIFEKATDLIFRGTPADRVIALLADETVDGKILSYSLYQVGAKTRDESIAQLSEKLTVSRTITQKVMADKIAILSQDAKTDEQFQGAESIVSQGVRSTICAPLITQSNVHGVVYADRLDPFAAFTADHLELISAVAAQTAVTVETVKAHKRLAREEVARANYSRFMPEYVVKQMLDNPDSFKLGGVNQTITVLFADIRGFTSLSERANPEKIVGLLNKYFTAMTDIIFAHGGTLDKYIGDGLMALFGAPTATPSDPVNAVKAAVTMQKRVQMLNGELRAEGFPSVQIGIGLHTGEATVGYIGSDKRSEYTAIGDTVNLAARLEQNAGGGQILISEATKMAAGNIFPVTPLTPLLVKNRMQPVELFELKWD from the coding sequence TTGAACGCAGTACTTACGATCACCGAACCAAACGGACGCACATGGGAATTGGGCGTCACCTCGGGCCGCGAATATACCATCGGCCGTGCAAAGGAGAACGACATCGTCCTCAACGACCGCCGCGTCTCGCGAAAACACGCCTTTATCACTACCTCAGGCGACGGATTTCTGCTGCACGACGGCTATTTTGAGAATGGAGCGGTTGTCCGCAGCGTCAACCGCGTTTTTGTGAACGGCGTGGCGAATATAGAACGCCTGCTCGAGAATGGCGATGTGATCATGATCGGCGAGAGCACGATTGCTTTCAAGAAGATCGCCCCGGCGGCACCTGAGAAATCATCGTTTTCTGCTTCCGTTCCGGTTCATGTCAAATATGACGATGCTCCGCTCGGCCACACGATGGTCCAGATGTCGGCCAACGAGATCATCGGCCGCCAATCGAACCTCGCAATGGAATCGACCGAGGCGACGCCCGACGAGATCAAAGATCTGCGTCGCAAGGCCAAGATCCTTGATCTGCTCTATGAGATGAGCAAAACGCTCGGCACCGTTTTCGATCTCGAGCAGATATTTGAAAAAGCGACCGACCTCATCTTTCGCGGCACGCCCGCCGATCGCGTAATCGCTCTTCTCGCCGACGAAACGGTCGACGGCAAGATCCTAAGCTACAGCCTCTATCAGGTCGGCGCTAAAACGCGCGACGAGAGCATTGCTCAACTCAGCGAAAAACTCACCGTCAGCCGCACCATCACGCAAAAAGTGATGGCCGACAAGATCGCCATTCTGTCGCAGGACGCCAAAACGGACGAGCAATTTCAAGGCGCCGAATCGATCGTTTCGCAAGGCGTGCGCTCCACGATCTGTGCTCCGTTGATCACGCAGTCGAATGTTCACGGCGTCGTTTACGCCGACCGGCTCGATCCTTTCGCCGCATTCACCGCCGATCATCTCGAACTGATCAGCGCCGTGGCCGCTCAAACGGCCGTCACAGTCGAGACCGTAAAAGCTCACAAACGCCTCGCCCGCGAAGAGGTCGCACGCGCCAACTACAGCCGTTTTATGCCGGAATACGTCGTAAAACAGATGCTTGATAATCCCGATTCGTTCAAGCTTGGCGGCGTGAATCAGACGATCACGGTGCTGTTTGCCGATATTCGCGGTTTTACCTCGTTGAGCGAAAGAGCCAATCCCGAAAAGATCGTCGGCCTGCTAAACAAATATTTTACGGCGATGACGGACATCATTTTTGCCCACGGCGGAACGCTCGATAAATACATCGGCGACGGCCTGATGGCATTGTTCGGCGCTCCGACAGCAACACCATCAGACCCGGTAAATGCTGTAAAAGCAGCAGTTACGATGCAAAAGCGTGTTCAGATGTTGAATGGTGAACTTCGGGCGGAGGGCTTTCCTTCCGTCCAGATCGGTATCGGACTACATACCGGTGAAGCAACAGTCGGATACATCGGCTCGGATAAGCGTTCCGAGTACACCGCTATCGGCGACACCGTAAA